A genomic segment from Paenibacillus sp. encodes:
- the ectB gene encoding diaminobutyrate--2-oxoglutarate transaminase: MELLAQTESELTTFERRESEVRSYCRGFPTLFTKASGYTLQNAEGKTYLDFFAGAGALNYGHNHPALKKRLIQYIQEDGIAHSLDMATAAKKELLEAFEDVILKPRRMDYKVMFPGPTGTNAVEAALKLARKVTGRQTVVSFTNGFHGMTLGALSVTGNGFKRGGAGVPLTHAVSMPFDGYFGQDVNTLDYLDRYLADGGSGMELPAAVIVETVQGEGGLNAASDEWLRGLEAICRGYGILLIVDDIQVGCGRTGAFFSFESAGIRPDIVTLSKSIGGYGLPLALTLMKPELDCWSPGEHNGTFRGNNLAFVTAAAALRQFWSDGAFEKATARKSERIRSFLAGLIDRYPQLGGKLRGRGMIQGIACEEAELASDICKEAFARGVIMETSGPSDEVFKLLPPLIMDDDGFREGFSRIEEAVAAAVRKRKGAVKS; encoded by the coding sequence ATGGAACTGTTGGCGCAAACGGAATCGGAGCTTACGACGTTCGAAAGACGCGAATCGGAAGTGCGCAGCTACTGCCGCGGCTTTCCGACGCTGTTCACGAAAGCGAGCGGGTATACGCTGCAAAACGCCGAAGGAAAGACATATCTCGACTTTTTCGCAGGGGCCGGAGCGCTGAATTACGGTCATAATCATCCGGCGCTGAAAAAGCGGTTGATCCAATACATTCAAGAAGACGGCATCGCGCATAGCTTGGACATGGCGACGGCCGCGAAAAAGGAACTGCTCGAAGCGTTCGAAGACGTGATTTTGAAGCCACGGCGCATGGACTACAAAGTCATGTTCCCGGGACCGACGGGGACGAATGCGGTGGAAGCGGCGCTGAAGCTGGCGCGGAAGGTGACGGGACGTCAAACGGTCGTCAGCTTTACGAACGGCTTCCACGGCATGACGCTGGGCGCGCTGAGCGTTACGGGCAACGGCTTCAAACGCGGCGGCGCCGGGGTGCCGCTCACGCATGCGGTGTCGATGCCGTTCGACGGCTATTTCGGCCAGGACGTCAATACGCTCGATTATCTCGACCGTTACCTTGCGGACGGAGGCAGCGGCATGGAGCTACCCGCGGCGGTGATCGTGGAGACGGTGCAGGGCGAGGGCGGACTCAACGCGGCGTCCGACGAATGGCTGCGCGGTCTCGAGGCGATTTGCCGCGGGTACGGCATACTGCTCATCGTCGACGACATTCAAGTCGGCTGCGGCCGCACCGGCGCATTCTTCAGCTTCGAGTCCGCCGGCATTCGCCCGGACATCGTGACGCTGTCGAAATCGATCGGCGGCTACGGTCTGCCGCTCGCGCTCACGCTCATGAAGCCCGAGCTCGACTGCTGGTCGCCGGGGGAGCATAACGGTACGTTCCGCGGCAACAATTTGGCGTTCGTCACGGCCGCCGCCGCGCTGCGCCAGTTTTGGAGCGACGGCGCGTTCGAGAAGGCGACGGCGCGCAAGAGCGAACGGATCCGTTCGTTCCTCGCCGGGTTGATCGACCGTTATCCGCAGCTTGGCGGCAAGCTGCGCGGCCGGGGCATGATCCAAGGCATCGCCTGCGAGGAAGCGGAGCTCGCCTCCGACATTTGCAAGGAAGCGTTCGCGCGCGGCGTCATCATGGAGACGTCCGGACCGAGCGATGAAGTGTTTAAGCTGCTGCCGCCGCTCATTATGGATGACGACGGGTTCCGCGAAGGCTTCTCGCGCATCGAAGAAGCGGTAGCGGCGGCCGTACGAAAACGGAAAGGGGCTGTGAAATCGTGA
- a CDS encoding MogA/MoaB family molybdenum cofactor biosynthesis protein, translating to MSTPSELPSVEQHRQEAPSSVRCMVVTVSDTRTPDTDKSGALMRELLEQGGYQIVRYEIVKDEYDQIREMIREAAQDSNVEAILFNGGTGIAPRDTTYEAVRDSLDKEMPGFGEIFRYLSFAEDIGPAAILSRAVAGVVGTTAVFSTPGSSGAVKLAMTRIIVPELRHVMREIYKKS from the coding sequence ATGTCTACGCCTTCCGAACTGCCTTCCGTAGAACAGCACCGCCAAGAAGCCCCTTCCTCCGTGCGGTGTATGGTCGTCACCGTGTCCGACACGCGGACGCCGGACACCGACAAAAGCGGCGCCTTGATGCGCGAGCTGCTGGAGCAAGGCGGATACCAAATCGTTCGGTACGAAATCGTGAAAGACGAGTACGATCAAATTCGCGAGATGATTCGGGAAGCCGCGCAGGATTCGAACGTAGAAGCGATTTTGTTCAACGGCGGAACGGGCATCGCTCCTCGGGATACGACCTACGAGGCGGTGCGGGATTCGTTGGATAAGGAGATGCCGGGCTTCGGGGAAATTTTCCGGTATTTAAGCTTTGCGGAGGATATCGGACCTGCGGCGATCTTAAGCCGCGCCGTCGCCGGCGTCGTCGGCACGACGGCCGTCTTCTCGACGCCGGGGTCCAGCGGGGCGGTCAAGCTCGCGATGACGCGAATCATCGTGCCCGAGCTTCGCCATGTGATGCGGGAGATATATAAGAAATCTTAA
- the ectA gene encoding diaminobutyrate acetyltransferase, which yields MTRPAASARADAARWTLRRMRAEDGAAAWNIVRESGSLDPNSAYCYMLLGEYFGSACALAEENGKPIGFVTGFRPPERPDTWFVWQIGVAAEARGRGLGRELLEHVLSRPEHQDIRYVEATISPSNAASLALFRAFARDRRAEMRRLPGFRQEWFPNASHEEEPLYRIGPLLP from the coding sequence ATGACGAGGCCGGCGGCATCGGCGCGCGCGGATGCGGCGCGTTGGACGCTCCGGCGCATGCGGGCGGAGGACGGCGCGGCTGCCTGGAACATCGTGCGCGAGTCGGGCTCGCTCGACCCGAATTCCGCTTACTGCTATATGCTGCTCGGCGAATATTTCGGCTCCGCCTGCGCTTTGGCGGAGGAGAACGGGAAGCCGATCGGCTTCGTAACGGGGTTTCGCCCGCCGGAGCGGCCGGATACGTGGTTCGTTTGGCAAATCGGGGTCGCCGCGGAGGCGCGGGGGCGCGGTCTCGGCCGCGAGCTGCTCGAGCATGTGCTCTCGCGCCCCGAACATCAAGACATCCGTTACGTCGAGGCGACGATCTCGCCGTCTAACGCGGCGTCGCTCGCGCTGTTTCGAGCGTTCGCGCGCGACCGCCGCGCGGAGATGCGGCGGCTGCCGGGATTTCGGCAGGAATGGTTTCCGAATGCATCGCACGAGGAGGAGCCGCTGTATCGCATCGGCCCCTTACTACCTTAA
- the ehuB gene encoding ectoine/hydroxyectoine ABC transporter substrate-binding protein EhuB → MTTRRRKSGIIAIAGVFVLIASIVSACGQTTGAGEQSALERAKAEGKIVVGFANENPYAYETPDGQLTGEAVEVARAIFQEMGIDEMEGKLVDFGSLISGLQAKQFDAVTAGMFINPDRCKSVAFADPEYRVGEALGVKTGNPKNLHSYEDIAADPSVKVGVMVGAVEIDYMKAAGVADDQIVILNDQPAVIAEFNAGRVDAVTMTGPSLQAFLNSDQAQGIERVADFKQPVVDGKEVWGYGATAFRIEDEDFRAAFNEGLQKLKDSGKLLEILTEFGFTETELPGDVTAEQLCGA, encoded by the coding sequence ATGACAACTCGAAGGCGGAAGTCAGGAATAATCGCGATCGCGGGGGTATTCGTCTTGATCGCATCCATCGTTTCGGCCTGCGGCCAAACGACCGGGGCGGGAGAGCAATCGGCGCTTGAGCGAGCGAAGGCGGAAGGGAAAATCGTCGTCGGCTTCGCGAACGAAAACCCGTACGCATACGAAACGCCCGACGGCCAGCTGACGGGTGAAGCGGTCGAAGTCGCCCGCGCGATTTTCCAAGAGATGGGGATCGACGAAATGGAAGGAAAGCTCGTCGATTTCGGCTCGTTGATTTCGGGCCTTCAGGCGAAGCAGTTCGACGCCGTCACGGCCGGCATGTTCATCAATCCGGACCGCTGCAAATCAGTCGCGTTCGCCGATCCGGAATACCGCGTCGGGGAAGCGCTCGGCGTGAAGACGGGCAATCCGAAAAACTTACATAGCTACGAAGACATCGCCGCGGATCCGAGCGTCAAGGTCGGCGTCATGGTCGGCGCCGTCGAGATCGATTACATGAAAGCGGCCGGCGTCGCGGACGACCAAATCGTCATCCTGAACGATCAGCCTGCGGTCATCGCCGAGTTCAACGCCGGCCGCGTCGACGCGGTGACGATGACCGGGCCGTCCCTGCAAGCGTTCCTGAATTCCGATCAAGCGCAAGGGATCGAACGAGTAGCGGACTTCAAGCAGCCGGTCGTGGACGGGAAAGAGGTATGGGGCTACGGCGCGACCGCGTTCCGCATCGAGGACGAGGATTTCCGCGCGGCGTTCAACGAAGGGCTGCAGAAGCTGAAGGACAGCGGCAAGCTGTTGGAAATTTTAACCGAGTTCGGCTTTACGGAAACGGAGCTCCCGGGCGACGTGACGGCCGAACAGCTGTGCGGAGCGTAA
- the ehuA gene encoding ectoine/hydroxyectoine ABC transporter ATP-binding protein EhuA: MEKLHPSAASETQTQAPGNGAEPIVKYRGVHKKFGDLHVLRGIDLDIYPGEKVAVIGPSGSGKTTIARLLMTLEEPTDGTIEVDGELLWHERRGGALVRASEKHLQRVRGNIGMVFQHFNLFPHMTILRNCTEAPIHVLGLPKAEAKARALEMLEKVGLLDKADAYPSQLSGGQKQRVAIARALVMRPKVMLFDEPTSALDPELVGEVLRVIAEIAAEGDMAMLLITHEMAFARDVADRVVFFDEGNIVEQGPPEQIFDRPESERLQTFLARFRGLEREEGTA; this comes from the coding sequence ATGGAGAAGCTGCATCCGTCCGCCGCTTCCGAGACGCAGACGCAAGCGCCGGGGAATGGCGCGGAGCCGATCGTAAAATACCGCGGCGTACACAAAAAGTTCGGCGATCTGCACGTCCTGCGCGGCATCGATCTCGACATTTACCCGGGGGAGAAAGTAGCGGTCATCGGCCCGAGCGGTTCGGGCAAAACGACGATCGCGCGGCTGCTCATGACCTTGGAGGAGCCGACGGACGGCACGATCGAGGTCGACGGCGAGCTGCTCTGGCACGAACGGCGCGGCGGCGCGCTCGTTCGGGCGAGCGAAAAGCATCTGCAGCGGGTGCGCGGGAATATCGGCATGGTGTTCCAGCACTTCAACCTGTTCCCGCATATGACGATTCTTCGCAACTGTACGGAGGCGCCGATCCACGTGCTCGGTCTTCCGAAAGCGGAGGCGAAGGCGAGAGCGCTTGAAATGCTTGAGAAGGTCGGCCTGCTAGATAAGGCCGACGCGTATCCGTCGCAGCTGTCCGGCGGGCAGAAGCAGCGAGTCGCCATCGCCCGGGCGCTCGTCATGCGGCCGAAGGTGATGCTGTTCGACGAACCGACGTCGGCGCTCGACCCGGAGCTCGTCGGGGAGGTGCTGCGCGTCATCGCCGAAATCGCTGCGGAAGGCGACATGGCGATGCTGCTCATCACGCACGAAATGGCGTTCGCTCGCGACGTCGCCGATCGCGTCGTCTTCTTCGACGAAGGCAACATCGTCGAGCAGGGGCCGCCGGAGCAAATATTCGACCGTCCGGAGAGCGAGCGGCTGCAAACGTTCCTTGCCCGATTCCGGGGCTTGGAGCGGGAAGAGGGGACGGCATGA
- the ehuC gene encoding ectoine/hydroxyectoine ABC transporter permease subunit EhuC, with the protein MLPAPFDLLPLFASGAIVTIQILVSSAVVAFVVSFLAGLSRLSKNRALRWFTTAYVETFRGSSLLVQMFWFFYAFPILFDVRSMPPFLAGMLAIGLNYGAYGSEVVRSAVQAVPKGQTEASIALNFTPLQRLRFIVLPQAFPMMLPSFGNLLIELLKSTSLVSLITIADMTFRANVLNNTLYRTEEIYIVLLLLYFAIAYPLLRFVRWYERRATAGR; encoded by the coding sequence ATGCTGCCCGCCCCGTTCGACCTGCTGCCGCTGTTCGCGAGCGGAGCGATCGTCACGATCCAAATCTTGGTGTCGTCCGCCGTGGTCGCGTTCGTGGTGAGCTTTCTCGCGGGACTCAGCCGCCTGTCCAAAAACCGCGCGCTCCGGTGGTTCACGACCGCCTATGTCGAAACGTTCCGCGGTTCGTCTCTGCTCGTGCAAATGTTTTGGTTTTTCTACGCGTTCCCGATTTTGTTCGACGTTCGCAGCATGCCGCCGTTCCTGGCGGGGATGTTGGCGATCGGGCTCAATTACGGCGCGTACGGCTCGGAAGTGGTCCGCAGCGCGGTCCAGGCGGTGCCCAAAGGGCAGACGGAGGCGTCGATCGCCCTTAACTTTACGCCGCTGCAGCGTCTCCGCTTCATTGTACTGCCGCAAGCGTTTCCGATGATGCTTCCGTCGTTCGGCAACCTGCTGATCGAGCTGCTGAAATCGACTTCGCTCGTCTCGCTGATTACGATCGCGGATATGACGTTCCGGGCGAACGTGCTGAACAACACGCTGTACCGGACGGAAGAAATTTATATCGTGCTCCTGCTGCTGTATTTCGCCATCGCATACCCGCTGCTGCGGTTCGTTCGCTGGTACGAGCGCAGAGCGACGGCGGGGAGGTAA
- the ehuD gene encoding ectoine/hydroxyectoine ABC transporter permease subunit EhuD codes for MSQKWSWESVVEVLPLLLDGARMTVAATFVGFFVAMLVGLLFALLRRSSIRIVRAVSGAFIDFIRCTPLLVQAFFIYNVLPSWGIMLGSFAAGIVTLGLHYGTYLSEVYRAGIDNIPRGQWEAARALNFSKWKTWRNIVLPQAVPPVIPVLGNYFITMFKETPILIVIALPEMLLQAKMYGSANFRYIEAYTMAGAIFLLISLPASYLIHRLDLKWNRR; via the coding sequence ATGTCGCAGAAATGGAGCTGGGAATCCGTCGTCGAAGTGCTGCCGCTGCTGCTCGACGGCGCGCGCATGACGGTGGCGGCGACGTTCGTCGGATTTTTCGTCGCGATGCTCGTCGGCCTGCTGTTCGCCCTGCTGCGCAGATCGTCGATCCGCATCGTGCGCGCGGTCAGCGGCGCGTTCATCGACTTCATCCGTTGTACGCCGCTGCTTGTTCAGGCTTTCTTCATTTACAACGTGCTCCCGTCTTGGGGGATCATGCTGGGCAGCTTCGCGGCGGGCATCGTCACGCTCGGGCTGCATTACGGGACGTACTTGTCGGAAGTGTACCGCGCCGGCATCGACAACATCCCGCGCGGGCAATGGGAAGCGGCCCGGGCGCTCAATTTTTCGAAATGGAAGACGTGGCGGAACATCGTGCTGCCGCAAGCCGTTCCGCCGGTCATTCCTGTGTTAGGGAACTACTTCATTACGATGTTTAAGGAAACGCCGATTTTGATCGTCATCGCGCTGCCGGAAATGCTGCTTCAGGCGAAAATGTACGGCTCGGCGAATTTCCGATATATCGAAGCGTACACCATGGCCGGCGCGATCTTTTTGTTGATCAGCTTGCCGGCGTCGTATTTGATTCATCGATTGGATTTGAAATGGAACCGGAGGTGA
- the thpD gene encoding ectoine hydroxylase, translating to MKTNETVLDLYPSRVEAQPRILERKDPVVYPNDFEGPLGKDDLAAYERDGYLFAEQFFTPEETEALQAELRRLLEGSRGERRPEVILEPDGDEVRSIFAVHRDNAVFKALSEHPKLVNAARQILGSDVYVHQSRINFKPGFKGKEFQWHSDFETWHTEDGMPRMRALSCSIALSDNYPFNGPLMVIPGSHRHFVACVGETPENNYENSLRRQEIGVPDEESLTWLVNQSRIEQPAGKAGSVVFFDCNIMHGSNSNITPYPRSNAFFVFNSVENKLTTPFAASKPRPDYIATRD from the coding sequence ATGAAGACGAACGAAACCGTGCTTGATTTGTACCCGTCCCGCGTAGAGGCGCAGCCGCGCATTTTGGAGCGGAAAGACCCGGTCGTATATCCGAACGACTTCGAAGGCCCGCTCGGGAAGGACGACTTGGCCGCTTACGAGCGGGACGGCTACTTGTTCGCGGAGCAGTTTTTCACGCCGGAGGAGACAGAGGCGCTGCAAGCGGAGCTGCGACGGCTGTTGGAGGGGAGCCGCGGGGAACGCCGTCCGGAAGTGATTCTCGAGCCGGACGGCGACGAAGTGCGTTCGATCTTCGCCGTCCACCGGGACAACGCCGTATTCAAGGCGCTGTCCGAGCATCCGAAGCTCGTGAACGCCGCGAGGCAGATTCTCGGCAGCGACGTGTACGTGCATCAGTCGCGCATCAATTTCAAGCCGGGGTTCAAAGGGAAGGAATTCCAGTGGCATTCGGACTTCGAAACATGGCATACGGAGGACGGCATGCCGCGCATGCGGGCGCTGTCGTGCTCGATCGCGCTCAGCGACAACTATCCGTTCAACGGACCGCTGATGGTCATCCCGGGCTCGCACCGCCATTTCGTCGCCTGCGTCGGCGAGACGCCGGAAAACAATTACGAAAATTCGCTCCGGCGTCAGGAGATCGGCGTGCCGGACGAGGAAAGCCTGACCTGGCTCGTGAACCAAAGCCGCATCGAACAGCCTGCGGGGAAGGCGGGCTCGGTCGTCTTCTTCGACTGCAACATCATGCACGGCTCGAACAGCAACATTACCCCGTACCCGCGAAGCAATGCGTTCTTCGTATTCAACAGCGTCGAGAACAAGCTGACGACGCCGTTCGCGGCAAGCAAGCCGCGGCCCGACTATATCGCGACAAGGGATTGA
- a CDS encoding ectoine synthase: MIVRNLKDIRGTDRDVKAETWESRRLILNDDGVGFSLHDTVLYAGTSTDMWYKHHIEAVYCIEGEATLTDKETGRTYEIVPGTMYLLDKHDRHRLDVKRDLRVVCVFNPPCTGRETHDEDGAYPLLTT; encoded by the coding sequence GTGATCGTTCGCAACTTGAAGGACATCCGCGGCACCGACCGCGACGTGAAGGCGGAGACGTGGGAGAGCCGCCGCCTCATCCTGAACGACGACGGCGTCGGATTCTCCCTGCACGATACGGTGCTGTACGCCGGGACGTCGACCGACATGTGGTATAAGCATCATATCGAAGCGGTGTACTGCATTGAAGGCGAAGCGACGCTGACGGACAAAGAAACCGGGCGGACGTACGAGATCGTACCGGGTACGATGTATCTGCTCGACAAACACGATCGGCATCGGTTGGACGTTAAGCGGGATTTGCGCGTCGTTTGCGTGTTCAATCCGCCGTGCACGGGCCGCGAGACGCATGATGAGGACGGCGCGTACCCGCTGCTCACCACGTAA
- a CDS encoding DUF2179 domain-containing protein, with protein MWWAVTFAGIIVAINVVYVSMFTLRMILTIKGQKALASVLSVFEVFIYLMGLTIVLDSLNNPWNVAAYCLGYGLGVYFGGRIEERLALGYSQLQVIVDSLETELPVRLRALGYGVTSWTADGKDGKRLMMQVLVKRSNESRLMAQLQELSPKAFIVSYEPKFFKGGFWVRRIQ; from the coding sequence ATGTGGTGGGCAGTGACGTTTGCCGGAATCATCGTCGCCATTAACGTTGTATACGTGTCGATGTTTACGCTGCGCATGATCTTAACGATCAAAGGACAGAAGGCCTTGGCCTCTGTCCTTTCTGTATTCGAAGTATTCATCTACCTGATGGGGCTTACGATCGTGCTGGACAGCTTGAACAATCCTTGGAACGTCGCGGCGTATTGTCTCGGTTACGGCCTCGGCGTGTATTTCGGCGGCCGCATCGAGGAGCGTCTTGCGCTCGGCTACTCCCAATTGCAGGTGATCGTCGATTCGCTCGAAACGGAGCTGCCCGTCCGGCTGCGAGCCCTCGGCTACGGCGTCACGTCATGGACTGCCGACGGCAAGGACGGCAAGCGTCTCATGATGCAGGTGCTCGTCAAACGCAGCAACGAGAGCCGGTTGATGGCGCAGCTGCAGGAGCTCTCTCCCAAAGCGTTCATCGTCTCGTATGAACCGAAGTTTTTCAAAGGGGGCTTCTGGGTCCGCCGCATCCAATAA